CTTTTTTATCTTTAAATACCATTGGCAGAAGAGAGTAGTCAACCTTTGCCAATGGCGGATACATCATAAGGATGAGCCCGAGTGCCAATGGAATATTTGTAGTCCCTATAGACTGCGAATTGATAATAGTAGGAATGGAAGGGAAAAAGTGTCCCAAAGCAATCCCTATACCCATAGCCAGAAAGATCCATAAGGTAAGATAACGGTCAAGAAATTTTAATCTGGGCTGCATGATTATTTTTTTATTTTAGAAAAAACATAGAACATTTCTTCTGCAATTTGTAAACTTCTTTCAGCATATACTGCTCTTTGCTCAGGGGTATTATCTGAGATTTTAGGATCTTCAAACGTGATCGGAATTCTTTTTTCTGCACCGGGAATAAATGGGCATCCGCCATCTGCCTGCGAACAAGTCATAATTGCTGCGAATCCTGAAACAGGGTTGAATGGGCTGTTATACTTTTTAGAAAAGCCAATAACTGGCAGGCTATTTTCATTATATTTAATAGCATACACCGGATTTTCTGTTTCTGCAATACTGAAGACTGTAAAACCTTGTTCAGATAAAGTTTCTGCTATCTTTGGGAATAATGCCGTTGTTTCCGTGCCTCCGGAATAGCAATGAACTTGTGGAATTGTAAAAAAAGCAGACGCTGCCTGTGCCCAAACCTGCGCCAAATGACTGCGGCGTGAATTGTGGGTGCAGATAAAATTCAGATTAATTTCTTTTCCTTCATTTACTTTTTGCTGGATAAAACTTATCAATGGTTCCAGAATCTCTTTTCTGTGGGGCCCTATATTTTCCCATTGTAAAGATTGAACCGTGTTTAATAATTCTCGATACATACTATTTTATAAGGATTAATTAGCAGCAGCCTGAAGCCGGATTACAAGCTGGTGCTGGGTTTGCAGATAATTCAGAAAGGTTTTTCTTTTGTTTTTCAGAAGGAATTCCACAGGCTTCCTGAGCAAGACAGGCTGTCGTTTTGCTTTTCAGGACGAAATTTTTACCGTTAAATTCCAGATCATATTTACCGATGGTTT
The window above is part of the Chryseobacterium sp. MA9 genome. Proteins encoded here:
- a CDS encoding low molecular weight phosphatase family protein, with amino-acid sequence MYRELLNTVQSLQWENIGPHRKEILEPLISFIQQKVNEGKEINLNFICTHNSRRSHLAQVWAQAASAFFTIPQVHCYSGGTETTALFPKIAETLSEQGFTVFSIAETENPVYAIKYNENSLPVIGFSKKYNSPFNPVSGFAAIMTCSQADGGCPFIPGAEKRIPITFEDPKISDNTPEQRAVYAERSLQIAEEMFYVFSKIKK